The stretch of DNA AATTAACCTTGACTCAAAAGGTCCCTTATTTCAATTACCGTTTAGCCACCGAAATTTATCCTTTAAGTCAAAGCTTTACCGAAAAATATGGGAATAAATATGGTACTTCAGCCGCCAAGACATTGTCGAATGGCCCGTATGTTTTGAAGGGTTGGGATGGTACCGGCGATACTTGGAAGTATGTCAAGAATCCCTATTATTATGATCATGCCGATGTTGCCATCAAAAATGTGAAAGTTGAAACGGTTAAAACAAATAGTACCGCCCAGAACTTATTTGAAAGTAATGCCGTTCAAGTCACACAAATTACTGGGACTCAAGTTGCGAGTGCCAAACGAGGTGCCTTGAAGCACGATTTAACGATTACTAAGCTCAATCAGCTCTACTTTATGCCTTGGAATAATAAACGCACCGCAACTAAGAATGCTGATCTACGGCGAGCGGTCAGCTATGCTTTGAACCGTAACTCACTTGTGAAAGATGTTTTGAAAGATGGCTCAACGCCAGCGACGTCATTAGTGCCAACGGGAAATACTAAGAATCCAAGTACTGGTCAAGATTTCAATACCGATACCGGCAATTTATATTCTTATAGTCCAACCAAAGCCAAACAATACTGGCAAAAGGCGCAGGCCAGTCTAGGCAAGCACAAGCTGACGTTACAATTATTAACGAATGATAATGATGTGAATAAGTCTGTTGCCGAGTTTATTCAGGCGGCAATTGAAAAGAACCTCACCGGTGTCAAGGTTAATGTAAAGTCGGTGCCATTGACTAATGAAATCTCAACGTTAAGCAAAGGTAATTTTGATTTTGCAACCTTGGCTTGGTCAAGTGATTTCCAAGATCCAATTGATTTCTTAAATAAAGCTTCAATCACAAATTCAGTTGATTTTGGCAAGTTTCAAGATGCTGATTATGAAAAGCTCATTACCACGATTACGGCTGGAACACAGTCCAAAACAACGCGATATCAGAGTATGCAACAAGCAGCTAAATTGGTTGCTGAAAAGCAGGGGGTCACGCCTTTATATCAAACCGCTGCGGCTCATTTGATCAGTAGTAAGGTCGGCGGCGTTCATTTTACCTTGTTACGGGACGCCTTGTATCGTTATGCGTATTGGAAATAATCAAGTTGTTCAAAACGACTCTGACTACTAGCCAGAGTCGTTTTTGAGTTTAGGGTGTTTATTTTGATTCTAAACCAGTAGAATAAGACTTAACAAAAATGTTTCACGTGAAACATCTGGATAACTTGATCGGATTTAGTGAAGAAATGGGGAGAAAACATGGCTAAGTTTCAATTTGAAGCAACCGCACCAACGGCTTTGAAGGATCAATATGACGTGATCATTATCGGTTCTGGTAGTTCTGGATTAGTGAGTGCAATTCAAGCCCATGAGTTAGGCTTGAAACCACTTATTTTAGAAAAAATGCCCAAGATTGGCGGCAATACGACTCGCGCTTCATCGGGGATGAACGCGGCAGAAACATTCGTACAGCTTAAACACCACGTGGTCGATAGTTACGCTGACTTTTATCATGAAACATTCGTGGGCGGCGGTGAAAAAAACGATCCTGCGATGTTGGATTATTTTACCTCACACGGAGCCTTGGCAATTGATTGGTTAGCGGCTCATGGTATCGAATTGGACGACTTGACGATTACTGGTGGGATGCGGGTCAAGCGGACTCATCGACCAAGTAGTCTTGCGCCAATTGGGAGCTTTTTAGTCACAGAATTGTTGAAACTAGTGGCCGCGGACCAATTGCCATTGGTCACTAATGCGACCGTCACGCGACTGTTACAAACGGCTGGCAAAGTGACCGGCCTGACCGTTGAATTAGCCGATGGTCATCAGCGGCAAATAAGCGCACCGGCAGTCATTTTAGCGACCGGTGGTTTTGGCGCTAATCCTGAATTGATTGCTAAATATCGACCAGACTTGAAGGGTTATCGAACCACCAATCAACCGGGTGCGACGGGTGATGGCATTAATTTGTCGACTCAAGTAGGGGCTGCTTTGGTTGACATGACTCAAATTCAAGTCCACCCAACGGTACAACAAGATACGGCGCATGCTTTTTTGATTGGTGAAGCTGTGCGTGGTGAAGGTGCTATTTTGGTTAATGCCATGGGTCAACGATTTGTTAATGAATTGACAACGCGTAAAGCCGTTACTGCGGCTATTGATCAACTCCCAACGAAACACGCTTATTTGATCTTAGATCAAGCGGTTCGTGACCGGGTCCCCGCCATCAACTTCTATGACTCAGTTGGCTTAGTGGTTACGGGGTCGAGTTTGGCTGAACTAGCTGAAAAAATTGATATGCCAAGTTCACAGCTGACTACAACGGTCGCCAAATGGAATCAAGCCGTTACGGCACAAGCTGATACTGAATTCGGTCGGACGACTGGGATGGCCCATGGCTTAGCCAAGGGACCATTTTATGCCATTCATATTGCCCCCGCGGTCCATTACACGATGGGTGGTGTCAAAGTTAAGCCCACGACGCAAGTGGTTTCCACAACAGATCAGGTTATTCCTGGGCTATATGCCGCTGGTGAAATTGCTGGTGGGCTACATGGTAATAACCGAATCGGGGGTAATTCCATTGCTGAGACGGTTGTCTTCGGACGTCAAGCTGGGCAACAAGTTTATCGTTATTTATCGACATTAAAATAGTGTCAACTAAAGTTAAAAATTCTGAATAAAATCAAGAAAAAATCCGACAAGGCAATCTGTCGGATTTTTTAGCCTCGTTTTTTTATGATACCTGAGAAGGCTTTCATTATCTGACAAAAGTAGGCTATAATTAACCATAAATACAAGGGGGTGGGGCGGTCATGAAATTAACCATCGGGTCGCAGGTTTTACTACAATCGGGAGTCCGATATCAAGTTTTGGCGATCATTGATCAAGGACAACACTGTTTAGCCAAACAATTACAAACGGATGCTTTAGTGGAAGTTATTGAAACAGCTGAAATTGTTCAGATAGCTGAACTTGAGCCAACTAACTCACCGGCGATTACTGATCAAGTATTGGCGACGGTGACGGTTGTGGGTGAACACTATGTATCTGATATTCAAGCCACCCTGGCCGACTTAGCGGACGGGATGACCGTTTTATTGCAACGGGAGGCTAATAACCAATATGATGAGCAGGCGATCTCCGTTTGGACACTTGGACATGCTCGATTAGGTTATCTGTCACGTCACCAGAACACTCCTTACGCACAACTCTTAGATCAAGGCGCCTACTTGTACGGTAAGGTTAGTCAGTTAGATCAGGATGAGCAAAAATTAAAAGTATGCTTATTTCGGGTGATGGGAGTTGCTGAGACGCCTGCGCTACAGATTCAGCAACGACTAGCACAGGTTAGGACTACCAGTCCAGCGGCGTTACCTAAGCAGTTATTGATGACACCACTGGGTAATTTAATCGTTAAGAGTAACGGTCGACCACTTAATTACCAGCTCACCCCACTCACCCCGTGGCTAACGCCAGATGATCAATTGACGGTCACCCAACGCTATTTGGTCACGCCAGAATGGTCGGAAGTAACAGATCAAAGCTTAGTTACCTGTGAATTGAGTGCAGAAACCAGCGTCATCGAAACTTGGCAGAATGCTACGGAGCAAGCGGTGGTGTTGGCAAACTCGGATAGTTTTTATGTGGTTGGCCTGAGTGCGAAAACCTATTTGGCTGCCAATGATAACTTTATTGCGGATACCACGCAACCAAGAGCTTTTTATCGTGTCAATCAGGTGGCGGCCCATCAAACGGCTAGCTTTGTCGTTAGTTGGTTATCATTTGGGGCTGTACAAGTCAAAGCAGCGATGCAGCAGGCACTACATTACCCGAGTGCCAATGTTTGGTTGCCATACACCGCGCAAGCGGCTAATCAACAGCAGCTCAGTTTAACGCGAGAGGAACTGGCGACATTAGTCGTTTCGCCGTTGCCTAATTACCCGGGTGGACGGGAATTAGCCCCAAGTATTAGTGATTTAACCCTCGCGAAAATACGAGCCGTTTTGGGTGACCGAGCTTATCATGCTTTGGCAAGTTATCGGGAGCGGGTACAATTAGTTGCCGGCAGTCTCGATGATGTGGCTCCCAACTTACTACAAACGATTATTCATGCGACAATATATCATGAAATTAGTACCTTGCGTTATTTTTCACCCGACCAAGGCATCATCAGTTTGCCAGTCTATCCTTGTCAGCTGTTCAGTGAGCCATTAGGGCAACACGAGACCAAGCAAATTGGTTGGCTAGCTTTCTATAATTTTGACAGTTTTGGGCTACAACAAGTTCCCTTGACCGCAATTTCGAGTTTGGCGATTATTGATAATCCAGAACATCCGCAGCGTCTGCAACCAGACGATGAACTGGATTGGTTAAGCCTATTCCTAAATAGTTGGAATGATGTAGACTAATTGGTCAAAATAAAAAGGTGGTGACCATCGTGGACACTACCTTTTTTCATTTTTAGCGATTAAGAAATGCTTTTGCCGCAACGAGGGTGTCGGCAGTTTGTTGGTTGAGTAAAGGTGGCAAGTGGTCAAAATCAAAGTAGTCTAATCGGATGGTTTCATCCGTTGCTTGGGCTAATTGATGACCGCCCACGGCTTCAACTAAGAAGAGCTCTGTAATGGTCTGAACCACATCACCGTTAGGGTAGGTCGTCTCACCCTGATCAAAAATACCGATGGGGGCGACAATTTTAACGTCGATGCCGCTGTCTTCTTTGTATTCACGAATACAAGCAGTCGCATAGGTTTCGCCATATTCCAAGTAGCCACCCGGTAAACTCCAGTTATGCGTGTCCGTTCTGAGATTCAGCAAAACTTGCTGTTGATCGTTGACTAAAATACCGGCCGCCGTATTTAAAATCAACGGTTTGTGACCAACTAACGCGCGTAGTTCTTTAATATAATTTGCCATTGAACGTAACCTCACTTCTTTTATTTTCTATAGTATAACGGTTACTTTAGTGTAAAGATATGTTGACGAACTTCTACTCATAGCCGTGTAACGCCGGTGAGTCCTGACTTTAACTGGGTTTATTAGAAAATTATCATTTGCACCACAGTGAAATTTTAGCTAAGATGAAAGTTATAACTTGCGAGTGGTTGCAAGTCGTTCTTTGAATTAATGAAAAGAGAGAAAGTTATGCAGAGAAAATTAAGTACGGGCCAAATGCAGATGATTGCATTGGGTGGCACAATTGGGGTGGGCCTATTTATGGGGTCTAGCTCGACCATCAAGTGGACCGGACCGTCAGTTTTGATTGCGTACATCGTTTCGGGGGCATTTTTATACTTGATCATGCGAGCTTTGGGTGAAATGTTATATGTTGATCCCAATACCGGCTCGTTTGCAAAGTTTGCTTCAGAATATATTCACCCAGTGTTTGGCTATTTAACGGCGTGGAGTAATATTTTCCAATTTGTCGTTGTCGGGATGAGTGAAATGATTGCGCTGGGCGGCTATTGCCGTTACTGGTGGCCAAATTTGCCAGACTGGATTCCGGGACTGATTGCGATCGTCTTCTTAGCGGTGGCTAATCTTATTTCCGTGAAAATGTTTGGGACGCTAGAGACCTGGTTTTCGCTGATCAAAGTTGTCACGATTATCTTAATGATCATTGCTGGTCTAGGGTTGATCCTGTTTGGTTTTGGTAATCACGGTCAGCCGATTGGGATCAGTAATTTATGGTCGCATGGCGGCTTCTTTACGGGTGGTGTGAAAGGATTTGTGTTTGCACTAGCAATTGTGTTGGCTTCCTATCAAGGCATTGAGTTAATTGGTGTGACGGCAGGAGAAGCCGAGAACCCGCAGAGTACGTTGGTCAAAGCGATTCGATCGACGGTTGCGCGTATCCTGATTTTTTATGTTGGGGCAATTTTTGTGATTGTGAGCATTTACCCCTGGGATAAGCTCAGTCAGATTGGCTCGCCATTCGTGCAGACGTTTGCGAAGATTGGGATTACCGCGGCAGCGTCTATTATTAATTTCGTCGTGATCACAGCGTCGCTATCAGGGACCAATTCTGGTATTTATAGTGCGAGTCGGATGACGTATACCTTAGCTGAAAATAAGCAGTTACCACACCGAATGACGTTGTTAAATCGGCATGGCGTGCCCTTTTATGCGGTGATCGCAATTTCAACTGGAATTTTGATTGGGGTCGTTTTGAACGTTATTTTACCAATTTTCTTTAAGGATGCCAGTGAGATTTTCGTGATGGTTTACAGTTCCAGCGTGCTACCAGGGATGGTGCCGTGGGTTGTAATTTTGATCAGTCAAATTGAGTTCCGTAAGCAAAATGTGGCTAAAATGGCAGATCATCCCTTTAAAATGCCGCTATCACCTTATTCGAACTATTTGACCTTAGCCTTTTTGGCCTTGACATTAGTTTTTATGTTCGTTAATCCAGAAACACGCTATTCAATTTTAGTTGGCGTGGTCTTCTTAGCGGTGATGACGGTCATTTATTTCCACAAATATCGCCAACCTAAAACCAATGATTAGTTAATGGTTGGCAAACTGAAAAGTTTGGACGCTCGTTGTCCAAGCTTTTTCTTTCGAGAAAATTTGCGTTAAAATGGGTTATTACTTCTATTCGGAGGACAGCTAAAATGGTTAAACAAGGGCATTATGCCAAATCAAGCCGGCGTCAGCGGGTGAAACGACTACGGCAACATCACCAAGCGCAAGCCGATCATGTCATTGATCCGAAGACTGTCACCACATTCTTACTAGTGCGCTACCAATTAACACAAGGGAAACAGCAACGACCGGTCGTACGGAAGACCATGCAACACTTTTTAACACAATGGTTAGCGGTCGCGACGACGCAAGTGGACAATCGTTGGGCATTAATGACGGTGACTCAGCAGACCTTACAACAATTTAATTTACAATTACCTTGGCAAGGCTATGCGATTATTGATCAAAATTGGGACGAGTTCCAGCACTTTTTGGTAAAAGAAGTTCCAGCTGTGCCATTACAATCCCGTCTACAGGTTACTAATCAAATCACTGCGTCGCGATGGCGAGAACGGTTAAGCCAGCAATTAGCGGTCAATAGTTTGTTAGGATTGTTCGGGCAGAATCAGCAGCAGCTGGCGCAGATCACAACGGCTCAGGTTGCTGATTTGCAGGCGAGCTTGGTAACGGCGCAAAAGATTGATTGGGGAAAAGTTGCTCAATTATTGACGCCATTTGCTGACAAAGCGCTAGCCACTACGGATGCGGCAGCGACAACTTGGCTAACACAATTAACTAAAATGGTACCAACTGATTTTGACTAATTAGTCAATTCACGAAAGGAACGTGTCCGCTCATGCGATTCATCACTTCAGACCGGGTGACTTTGGTGTACTCGGATCACGGCCAAGGACCAGCTGTGGTGCTATTAGCTGGTTTCGGTTTGGCGAAAGAAATTTGGCGTGCCCAAATCCCGGTACTAGTCGCGGCAGGTTATCGCGTGATTAATCTTGATAGTCGTGGTCAAGGCCAGTCACAACGGACGCAGACCGGGCAATCGTTGAAGCGCCGAGCCCGAGACGCACATGAACTGATGACGTTTTTAGGGCTTCAACGTCCCGTTCTAGTGGGTCATTCACTCGGTGCGGCAACTTGGTTTGCATTTATTGCCGAATTTGGTGATCAAGAGGTGCGGGCCATCGTGGATGTTGATCAACCGCCAAGATTATTACCAGCACCAGGTTGGTCAACGGGACTTAAACCACTCGTTTGGTCAAAATTACCTCGCTATTGGCAGCGGCCGCTGGGCTATGCCGCTTTTAAGGCTATTGATGACGATACCGCTGCCTTAATTGACGCAACCGAAATAGTCGCGCCATTTTCTTCGCTATCGTTGTTACCACTTTTAATTGATCATTTAGACCATGACTGGCGCCAAGTCGTGCGTCAATTACAGGTGCCACTCTTGATTATTGCAGGTGCTGAATCCCCATTATTCAAGCCTGAGTTTGCAGCGATCACGGCGCAAATGACTGCGGCGGGGACTAGTGTTGTGATTCCACAAGCTGGTCATTTAGTGATGGCTGAACAAGCGACCGAATTTAACCGCATATTGCTCACATTTTTAACCAATTTATTGTAAATTAGCTGGGTCATTAAATGATTCAGTTTTTTTATTGGCGTTTAGTTGTATTTGTTAACTAAATATGTAATAATTTATTCGAATATATTTTAATAATTAGTTAGGCAAAAATGAGTTCTAAATGGGGGCAGCTTATGTCGATTCATAGTAATAATTTTTATTCCAATACATTGCGACGTTCAGTAACGGTACAAGTGATTTTACCGGAGCCGCTTGATCCAGCCGGCAAGGTGGCCGCTGATTTCTGTAGTGGTCACCAACCATTACCAGTAATCTGGTTGTTACATGGCTTGGGGGGCGATGCAACGACTTGGATTCGGCAAACGGCGATTGAAACGCTCGCGACACAATATCGCGTGGCGGTCGTGATGCCACAAACAGAGCGTGGCTTTTATAATGATGTGCCACAAGGGCCGGCCTATTGGACGTTTATGACGGAAGAATTGCCGACGCGGATGCGGTTTATGTTTCCATTAAGCGCTGAACGCAATCAAAATTTTGTGGTAGGTAATTCAATGGGTGGCTATGGCGCGCTACGGTGGGCTTTGGCGATGCCAGATAAATTTGCGGCTGTGGCGGCCTTGTCACCGGTCACTGACTTGGCAAGTTTTCGTGTTAACCAAGCGGCGATCATGCCAGACTTTGATGGTGTGTTTGACAGTCAACATCTACATGATTCACCGGTCAGCTTGGACTACTTATTAGCTCGCTTACCAGATGCTGGGGCTGAGTTACGGGTATTGATGACGACGGGCAGTGAGGACATGC from Lactiplantibacillus brownii encodes:
- a CDS encoding peptide ABC transporter substrate-binding protein, producing MKTTKKWLSGLGLITLGLMLASCGNQTGSQAKNKTLTVTASQAIATANPNKADDIASQAAIAQFMEGLYTTTQKGKVVPAIATKIVKPTNGGKTYTFTLRHNAKWSNGQKVTAADFVYSLRRQVDPKTKSQEVGHVAEIQNATAITAGKKSVKTLGAKALGKYKLQLTLTQKVPYFNYRLATEIYPLSQSFTEKYGNKYGTSAAKTLSNGPYVLKGWDGTGDTWKYVKNPYYYDHADVAIKNVKVETVKTNSTAQNLFESNAVQVTQITGTQVASAKRGALKHDLTITKLNQLYFMPWNNKRTATKNADLRRAVSYALNRNSLVKDVLKDGSTPATSLVPTGNTKNPSTGQDFNTDTGNLYSYSPTKAKQYWQKAQASLGKHKLTLQLLTNDNDVNKSVAEFIQAAIEKNLTGVKVNVKSVPLTNEISTLSKGNFDFATLAWSSDFQDPIDFLNKASITNSVDFGKFQDADYEKLITTITAGTQSKTTRYQSMQQAAKLVAEKQGVTPLYQTAAAHLISSKVGGVHFTLLRDALYRYAYWK
- a CDS encoding flavocytochrome c, with protein sequence MAKFQFEATAPTALKDQYDVIIIGSGSSGLVSAIQAHELGLKPLILEKMPKIGGNTTRASSGMNAAETFVQLKHHVVDSYADFYHETFVGGGEKNDPAMLDYFTSHGALAIDWLAAHGIELDDLTITGGMRVKRTHRPSSLAPIGSFLVTELLKLVAADQLPLVTNATVTRLLQTAGKVTGLTVELADGHQRQISAPAVILATGGFGANPELIAKYRPDLKGYRTTNQPGATGDGINLSTQVGAALVDMTQIQVHPTVQQDTAHAFLIGEAVRGEGAILVNAMGQRFVNELTTRKAVTAAIDQLPTKHAYLILDQAVRDRVPAINFYDSVGLVVTGSSLAELAEKIDMPSSQLTTTVAKWNQAVTAQADTEFGRTTGMAHGLAKGPFYAIHIAPAVHYTMGGVKVKPTTQVVSTTDQVIPGLYAAGEIAGGLHGNNRIGGNSIAETVVFGRQAGQQVYRYLSTLK
- a CDS encoding HIRAN domain-containing protein; translation: MKLTIGSQVLLQSGVRYQVLAIIDQGQHCLAKQLQTDALVEVIETAEIVQIAELEPTNSPAITDQVLATVTVVGEHYVSDIQATLADLADGMTVLLQREANNQYDEQAISVWTLGHARLGYLSRHQNTPYAQLLDQGAYLYGKVSQLDQDEQKLKVCLFRVMGVAETPALQIQQRLAQVRTTSPAALPKQLLMTPLGNLIVKSNGRPLNYQLTPLTPWLTPDDQLTVTQRYLVTPEWSEVTDQSLVTCELSAETSVIETWQNATEQAVVLANSDSFYVVGLSAKTYLAANDNFIADTTQPRAFYRVNQVAAHQTASFVVSWLSFGAVQVKAAMQQALHYPSANVWLPYTAQAANQQQLSLTREELATLVVSPLPNYPGGRELAPSISDLTLAKIRAVLGDRAYHALASYRERVQLVAGSLDDVAPNLLQTIIHATIYHEISTLRYFSPDQGIISLPVYPCQLFSEPLGQHETKQIGWLAFYNFDSFGLQQVPLTAISSLAIIDNPEHPQRLQPDDELDWLSLFLNSWNDVD
- a CDS encoding NUDIX hydrolase; the encoded protein is MANYIKELRALVGHKPLILNTAAGILVNDQQQVLLNLRTDTHNWSLPGGYLEYGETYATACIREYKEDSGIDVKIVAPIGIFDQGETTYPNGDVVQTITELFLVEAVGGHQLAQATDETIRLDYFDFDHLPPLLNQQTADTLVAAKAFLNR
- a CDS encoding amino acid permease codes for the protein MQRKLSTGQMQMIALGGTIGVGLFMGSSSTIKWTGPSVLIAYIVSGAFLYLIMRALGEMLYVDPNTGSFAKFASEYIHPVFGYLTAWSNIFQFVVVGMSEMIALGGYCRYWWPNLPDWIPGLIAIVFLAVANLISVKMFGTLETWFSLIKVVTIILMIIAGLGLILFGFGNHGQPIGISNLWSHGGFFTGGVKGFVFALAIVLASYQGIELIGVTAGEAENPQSTLVKAIRSTVARILIFYVGAIFVIVSIYPWDKLSQIGSPFVQTFAKIGITAAASIINFVVITASLSGTNSGIYSASRMTYTLAENKQLPHRMTLLNRHGVPFYAVIAISTGILIGVVLNVILPIFFKDASEIFVMVYSSSVLPGMVPWVVILISQIEFRKQNVAKMADHPFKMPLSPYSNYLTLAFLALTLVFMFVNPETRYSILVGVVFLAVMTVIYFHKYRQPKTND
- a CDS encoding alpha/beta fold hydrolase codes for the protein MRFITSDRVTLVYSDHGQGPAVVLLAGFGLAKEIWRAQIPVLVAAGYRVINLDSRGQGQSQRTQTGQSLKRRARDAHELMTFLGLQRPVLVGHSLGAATWFAFIAEFGDQEVRAIVDVDQPPRLLPAPGWSTGLKPLVWSKLPRYWQRPLGYAAFKAIDDDTAALIDATEIVAPFSSLSLLPLLIDHLDHDWRQVVRQLQVPLLIIAGAESPLFKPEFAAITAQMTAAGTSVVIPQAGHLVMAEQATEFNRILLTFLTNLL
- a CDS encoding alpha/beta hydrolase → MSIHSNNFYSNTLRRSVTVQVILPEPLDPAGKVAADFCSGHQPLPVIWLLHGLGGDATTWIRQTAIETLATQYRVAVVMPQTERGFYNDVPQGPAYWTFMTEELPTRMRFMFPLSAERNQNFVVGNSMGGYGALRWALAMPDKFAAVAALSPVTDLASFRVNQAAIMPDFDGVFDSQHLHDSPVSLDYLLARLPDAGAELRVLMTTGSEDMLRPMDVAFKPKLAEQFGDRFTWKELPGRHDWPLWNQQLPMVMHWLRQGSFKTI